A part of Rhodopirellula bahusiensis genomic DNA contains:
- a CDS encoding endonuclease/exonuclease/phosphatase family protein yields the protein MSTLPVKVTLLLATVFVSFHSAPQVQAQDSASPIRLRVLSYNIHHGAGNDGKIDLDRLANVIRKVEPDLVAVQEVDQNTRRNGMVNQVETLAAKSGLFGEFAKQIDYDGGEYGQAILSKYPIESLEVHWLPGDPIRERRIVGVAEMQIHSTRLRFATTHLHHVRADLREKQIDELNRLFANGDQPTVIAGDFNAKPASEAMQLLQTKWKVSTSESMHTFPAKSPNRQLDYVAMCPASSWRIVSTEVLDEPIASDHRPLLVVVELKTNGGPTGDYTGEQD from the coding sequence ATGTCGACATTGCCCGTCAAAGTCACTCTGCTGCTCGCAACCGTCTTTGTCTCGTTCCATTCGGCCCCGCAGGTGCAAGCACAGGATTCGGCCTCGCCGATTCGGTTGAGGGTGTTGAGCTACAACATCCATCACGGGGCAGGAAATGACGGCAAGATCGATCTGGATCGTTTGGCAAACGTCATTCGAAAGGTGGAACCTGATTTGGTAGCGGTCCAGGAAGTCGACCAAAACACCCGCCGGAACGGAATGGTCAATCAAGTCGAAACACTAGCGGCCAAGTCCGGTTTGTTTGGGGAATTCGCAAAGCAAATCGACTACGACGGCGGAGAGTATGGTCAAGCGATCCTTTCGAAATACCCGATCGAATCGCTCGAAGTGCACTGGTTGCCCGGAGATCCCATCCGGGAACGCCGGATCGTCGGAGTCGCTGAAATGCAGATTCACTCAACCCGATTGCGTTTCGCGACGACCCACTTGCACCACGTTCGTGCTGACCTGCGGGAAAAGCAGATCGATGAGCTCAATCGACTGTTTGCCAACGGTGACCAGCCGACTGTTATCGCGGGCGACTTCAACGCGAAGCCCGCTTCTGAGGCCATGCAATTGCTGCAAACAAAGTGGAAGGTCTCGACATCAGAATCGATGCATACCTTTCCCGCGAAATCACCCAACCGACAACTCGACTATGTTGCGATGTGTCCTGCCAGCTCGTGGCGGATCGTCTCAACCGAAGTGCTGGACGAACCGATTGCCTCGGATCACCGACCATTGTTGGTGGTCGTTGAATTGAAAACGAATGGCGGGCCAACCGGCGACTATACAGGTGAGCAGGACTGA
- a CDS encoding helix-turn-helix domain-containing protein encodes MAQANAQLKQVRQSLGLSQLELATRAGVSARTVQFAESGQNVSSGTMRRIATALGVESDQLVRIDPGTGQDAFVDLPWSIVDRFRNNRPIDQGSMCRNESEVAEIVRQMRENFSVHIQKWGSSQSQQEALQRDKAINQVYVRYEQRYIELWRQNPGCIRLDRINETICGASIVLPLTTESFQAFRNGELGWLDISAGDLADQSQYLLLDSVTEFTNQCRRPWYQVTKSLSSITFAQVASLAESPNQSDFEMVSFSASPLNERRLATIGFIPEPTTEPEFNYPIYWFGEDPRILSKDEYTNWSTFKHFAMLVKSVDKSAIRRRMIRSALAMIKRLQRPMGGSFEQQAA; translated from the coding sequence ATGGCTCAAGCCAACGCTCAACTGAAGCAAGTTCGCCAAAGTTTAGGGCTGTCGCAGTTGGAACTTGCGACGCGGGCGGGAGTTTCGGCACGGACCGTCCAGTTTGCTGAATCGGGTCAGAATGTTTCCAGCGGGACGATGCGGCGAATCGCGACCGCGTTGGGCGTGGAATCAGACCAGTTGGTCCGAATTGATCCTGGCACCGGTCAAGATGCGTTTGTGGATCTTCCCTGGTCCATTGTGGACAGATTCCGAAACAATCGCCCAATTGACCAGGGCAGCATGTGTCGCAACGAATCCGAAGTGGCGGAGATCGTTCGGCAGATGCGAGAAAACTTCAGCGTACACATTCAAAAATGGGGGTCGTCTCAAAGCCAGCAGGAAGCGTTGCAGCGAGACAAGGCGATCAACCAAGTGTACGTTCGCTACGAACAACGGTACATCGAATTGTGGCGTCAGAACCCGGGCTGCATTCGCTTGGATCGCATCAACGAAACAATCTGTGGGGCCAGCATCGTATTGCCGCTGACCACCGAATCGTTCCAAGCGTTCCGCAACGGCGAACTGGGCTGGCTGGACATCTCCGCGGGCGACTTAGCGGACCAATCCCAGTACTTGCTGCTTGATTCAGTCACCGAGTTCACCAACCAATGTCGCCGCCCTTGGTACCAAGTCACCAAATCACTCAGTTCGATCACCTTCGCTCAAGTGGCCTCTCTGGCAGAATCCCCCAATCAGTCGGACTTCGAAATGGTTTCGTTCTCGGCGAGTCCATTGAATGAGCGAAGGCTTGCCACCATTGGCTTCATTCCTGAACCGACCACGGAACCCGAGTTCAACTACCCGATCTATTGGTTCGGAGAAGACCCACGGATTCTATCGAAGGATGAATACACCAATTGGTCCACCTTCAAACACTTTGCGATGCTAGTCAAATCCGTTGACAAGTCCGCCATTCGCCGGCGGATGATTCGTAGTGCTCTTGCGATGATCAAACGACTGCAACGACCAATGGGCGGTTCGTTCGAGCAACAAGCGGCCTAA
- the priA gene encoding replication restart helicase PriA, whose product MLSDSSMPDLGEPTLHFPPFAAAPVPADSSEPTQNELFETDPPPWELTVGEDVQLASIVFARSPHGPYDYRIPDDLLDVLRPGMRVGVPLGHRKKPTPGWCVSIKTGNAAQQKLRDVAEVIDDEPLCDAALVRLVMFIAHYYQVPAGQVFDTLIPASVRDNAGTRKTTYFRPAPGLTEEQIAKLPSKQQSAMRFLIAQDRPMTAAEIAIMAECTEDPIRRLRKKELLIPEVRRELSQNIRIRAQSNDGEARKTHELTAQQENALSRINSAVDSGRGRTLLLHGVTGSGKTEVYIQAIEHVVKQAGSAIVLVPEISLTPQTRGRFEDRFQNVAVLHSQMSASERHFHWQRIRRGEVQVVIGPRSAVFAPLPNLGLIVIDEEHDTSFKQDKQPRYHARKVAHARAMALGIPLVLGSATPSMEAWHATQTGHAELVTMSERVGNRPMPDVQLVDLRVKEERGKGGAISRPLHAAVLETLKEKGQAILLLNRRGYATTIQCPACGTVCACPDCDMPLTHHRDGGKAMCHYCDYTIPTPPWCPACRFDGIRYGGLGTQKLEMEAKARFPDARIARMDSDTMKRAGSHQRVLSEFRAGEIDVLLGTQMIAKGLDFPNVLLVGVINADSALHFPDFRAAERTFQLVTQVAGRTGRGDRGGRVIVQTFTPEHPAIQAAARHDYLKFVEDEMVNRKKFNYPPLGSVARIIIRGPLEDKTESVADAIVDRLEKARDLLKAEVRILGPAPPPIVKISGKYRFHLLLQATEAAVVGEVIRRGLADFKVDPKEEIEFLVDIDPVNLM is encoded by the coding sequence ATGTTGTCTGATTCATCGATGCCCGATCTGGGCGAACCAACTTTGCACTTCCCTCCTTTTGCCGCCGCACCCGTGCCCGCAGACTCGTCCGAACCAACCCAGAACGAATTGTTCGAAACCGATCCTCCTCCCTGGGAGCTGACGGTCGGCGAAGACGTTCAGCTTGCGTCGATCGTGTTCGCTCGATCGCCACACGGGCCCTACGATTACCGAATCCCGGACGATTTGCTGGATGTCCTCCGCCCGGGGATGCGTGTGGGCGTGCCGCTGGGGCATCGGAAAAAGCCCACTCCGGGTTGGTGTGTGTCGATCAAGACCGGCAACGCGGCACAGCAAAAACTTCGCGACGTGGCCGAAGTCATCGACGACGAACCGCTGTGCGATGCGGCCCTGGTTCGCTTGGTCATGTTTATCGCTCACTACTACCAAGTTCCGGCGGGCCAAGTCTTTGACACGTTGATTCCCGCCAGCGTTCGCGACAACGCGGGCACGCGGAAGACGACTTACTTTCGACCGGCACCGGGGCTGACCGAAGAACAAATTGCCAAGTTGCCATCCAAGCAACAGTCGGCGATGCGGTTTCTGATCGCTCAAGATCGACCGATGACCGCGGCAGAAATCGCGATCATGGCCGAGTGCACCGAGGACCCGATTCGGCGGTTGCGAAAGAAAGAGCTCTTGATCCCCGAAGTGCGACGAGAGCTCAGTCAAAACATCCGCATTCGGGCTCAGTCCAACGATGGCGAAGCCAGAAAAACGCATGAGCTGACGGCGCAACAAGAGAACGCGTTGTCTCGCATCAATTCAGCCGTCGACAGCGGACGCGGGCGGACGTTGTTGTTGCACGGCGTGACCGGCAGTGGCAAAACGGAGGTCTACATCCAGGCGATTGAACACGTCGTCAAGCAAGCGGGATCGGCGATCGTGTTGGTGCCCGAGATCAGCCTCACACCACAAACCCGTGGGCGATTCGAAGATCGTTTCCAGAACGTCGCGGTGTTGCACAGCCAAATGTCCGCGTCGGAACGTCACTTCCATTGGCAGCGGATTCGTCGAGGAGAAGTCCAAGTCGTTATCGGGCCTCGCAGTGCGGTGTTCGCACCGCTGCCGAACTTGGGGCTGATCGTGATCGACGAGGAACACGACACCTCGTTCAAGCAAGACAAGCAGCCACGCTATCACGCTCGCAAGGTGGCTCACGCCCGAGCGATGGCACTTGGCATTCCGTTGGTGCTGGGTTCCGCGACGCCGTCAATGGAAGCTTGGCATGCGACGCAAACCGGGCACGCGGAACTGGTCACGATGTCGGAGCGGGTCGGCAATCGTCCGATGCCCGATGTCCAACTGGTGGACTTGCGGGTCAAAGAGGAACGCGGCAAGGGCGGCGCGATCAGCCGACCCTTGCATGCTGCGGTGTTGGAGACGCTGAAGGAAAAAGGGCAAGCGATTCTGTTGCTCAACCGACGTGGTTACGCGACGACGATCCAGTGTCCCGCTTGCGGCACCGTGTGTGCGTGTCCCGATTGTGACATGCCGCTGACTCATCACCGTGACGGCGGCAAGGCGATGTGCCACTACTGCGATTACACGATCCCGACGCCGCCCTGGTGTCCGGCGTGTCGCTTCGATGGGATTCGCTACGGCGGTTTGGGCACGCAGAAATTGGAAATGGAAGCCAAGGCTCGGTTCCCCGATGCTCGCATTGCTCGGATGGACAGCGACACGATGAAGCGGGCTGGCAGCCACCAACGGGTGCTGTCGGAGTTTCGTGCCGGCGAGATCGATGTGTTGCTCGGCACGCAGATGATCGCGAAAGGGTTGGACTTTCCCAACGTGTTGTTGGTTGGCGTGATCAACGCGGACTCAGCGTTGCACTTCCCGGACTTCCGCGCCGCCGAACGAACGTTCCAATTGGTCACTCAGGTCGCTGGTCGAACGGGACGTGGCGATCGTGGCGGCCGAGTGATCGTGCAGACGTTCACGCCGGAGCACCCGGCGATTCAAGCCGCGGCGAGGCACGACTATTTGAAGTTCGTCGAAGACGAGATGGTGAACCGCAAGAAGTTCAACTACCCACCGCTCGGCAGCGTGGCGCGGATCATCATTCGCGGCCCGCTGGAAGACAAAACCGAATCCGTCGCCGACGCGATTGTTGACCGCTTGGAAAAGGCTCGCGATCTGCTCAAGGCAGAGGTTCGGATCCTTGGGCCGGCACCTCCACCGATCGTCAAGATCAGCGGCAAGTATCGGTTTCACTTGTTGCTTCAGGCCACCGAAGCGGCGGTCGTCGGCGAAGTCATCCGTCGAGGTTTGGCCGACTTCAAAGTCGACCCCAAAGAGGAAATCGAATTCCTCGTTGACATCGATCCAGTCAACTTGATGTGA
- a CDS encoding DUF1583 domain-containing protein produces MNRLILALSVVFLTINSAEAQEGTNSDAAAMSRIFGEDIVRQNGRTAVATARAMSDDPTAEYEYLVNWVLPPYRPTLLRIDGSFAATDLTSENGVQRLGGEVESPALELIRVAKRAKQLDDLFRRLSELPDADDTQQRRKVALLALIEMARGRMDSANKLGDKLYELVARSNEPLTERWPELLFTYVSHQVPALKDVSADIFEVLLPMQDSVPMSALGLHLQDIQARLEFGDSERLRHWHPSARATASTQDAGRPNTRWFASDGTVRCVTSHDVDYLHYQTPLAGNYEVEADVSLIPNQNGVIFVGGQWLSIAEGAGLMRGDYRSVHGYSPFQKKPLPVPDTYLRYRAVVRGDQVTTFCNGREVDRREFGYAPWLALRNDPGTRGTVRNLQITGRPVVPETVYPLLEGARSWKAYQDDADQRWATTDDHANGFITGKRIENVGHTSVECLAHYHRPILEDGVIEYEFFYQSGEYSAHPAIERLVFRLDADGVRPHWVHNPSVGMTSTATASNPDSIPLRLKENDWNRVRLTIQGDQLQIAVNDVDAFQHGLIQHQRRLGLYYVGSESKLKVRNMTWTGDWPKSLPAPQQQELASDVPEFLAGLETMQEHTRIDFTKPIDRTRFDTPRSRARSYASPSGLRIEPDVLPGFSSYFVGDRHRISGDFDATLRFSNLTGSAETGQADFTLRFLDEHGNRYSAARSYRAAGEELATMRWMYLGKTKKVFDSRKTGDESREGRLRLIRRGDTTYALIAHGDSDRFHLLGTRAVRDPVSTMGLRIEASRMKAGELSVVLEELVIRTSPPGSKDLDPRVTALERVTREFRHRSIVDSFQPTTREFAEMIHASVTESGIKMIADHDSALIGYSKALSGDFEITVDIGTLQLSDDSKFTIGLDVGDQPNKAELTLQPRDDNGFRITAQIPNRKNKDNNFQSNNMDIVDLDAVRTLRLVRLQRTIFFVCKGKTKSKVLGYADIGTEDIRPGSIQFTLASESQMSSLELEKIEIQSANP; encoded by the coding sequence ATGAATCGTCTAATTCTCGCTCTTTCCGTCGTGTTTCTAACGATCAATAGTGCGGAAGCGCAGGAGGGCACGAACTCAGATGCTGCCGCAATGTCGCGAATTTTCGGCGAAGACATCGTGCGGCAAAACGGTCGAACCGCTGTTGCTACAGCTCGGGCAATGAGTGACGACCCGACGGCCGAATACGAGTACTTGGTGAATTGGGTCTTGCCACCTTACCGTCCAACACTTCTGCGCATCGACGGTTCCTTCGCTGCTACCGACCTGACATCCGAAAACGGTGTGCAGCGTCTGGGCGGTGAAGTCGAGTCACCAGCATTGGAGTTGATCCGCGTTGCGAAAAGAGCGAAACAACTGGATGACTTGTTTCGTCGTCTCAGTGAACTGCCCGATGCAGACGATACCCAGCAACGACGCAAAGTAGCTTTGCTGGCGTTGATCGAAATGGCACGGGGCCGGATGGATTCGGCAAACAAGTTGGGCGACAAACTGTATGAATTGGTCGCGAGAAGCAATGAACCGCTGACCGAGCGGTGGCCTGAATTGCTGTTCACCTACGTCTCACATCAAGTGCCAGCGTTAAAGGATGTCAGCGCGGATATCTTTGAAGTTCTGCTACCGATGCAGGACAGTGTTCCCATGTCCGCACTCGGTTTGCATCTGCAGGACATCCAGGCACGACTGGAATTCGGCGATTCGGAAAGACTCAGGCACTGGCACCCGTCTGCACGGGCCACTGCTAGCACTCAGGATGCCGGTCGCCCAAACACACGCTGGTTCGCCTCCGATGGAACGGTACGGTGTGTGACGTCACACGATGTCGACTATCTGCACTACCAAACCCCATTGGCGGGCAACTACGAAGTCGAAGCTGATGTATCGCTGATTCCCAACCAGAACGGCGTCATCTTTGTCGGCGGCCAGTGGCTATCGATCGCTGAAGGGGCGGGATTGATGCGGGGTGATTATCGCTCTGTGCATGGATACTCTCCATTCCAAAAGAAACCGCTACCTGTTCCAGATACCTACCTGCGATATCGAGCGGTTGTTCGAGGCGACCAAGTCACAACGTTTTGCAATGGCCGCGAAGTCGATCGACGTGAATTCGGATACGCACCTTGGCTGGCACTTCGCAACGATCCTGGCACGCGTGGGACCGTTCGGAATTTGCAAATCACGGGAAGACCAGTCGTTCCCGAGACGGTTTATCCGTTGCTCGAGGGGGCTCGCAGTTGGAAAGCTTACCAAGACGATGCCGATCAACGATGGGCAACGACCGACGACCACGCGAACGGATTCATTACCGGCAAGCGAATTGAAAATGTTGGGCACACGTCCGTGGAATGCTTGGCTCACTACCATCGTCCGATCCTCGAGGATGGCGTGATTGAGTACGAGTTTTTCTATCAATCCGGTGAGTACAGTGCTCACCCCGCGATTGAAAGACTCGTCTTTCGATTGGATGCAGATGGCGTGCGACCACATTGGGTTCACAATCCGTCGGTTGGAATGACATCAACTGCGACGGCTTCGAATCCCGATTCCATTCCGCTTCGTTTGAAGGAGAACGATTGGAACCGTGTTCGTTTGACCATTCAGGGCGATCAACTACAGATTGCGGTCAATGACGTTGACGCATTTCAGCACGGTCTCATTCAACACCAGCGCCGGTTGGGGCTCTATTACGTCGGGAGTGAATCGAAGCTCAAAGTTCGAAACATGACATGGACTGGCGATTGGCCAAAGAGTCTACCCGCTCCGCAACAGCAGGAACTCGCGAGCGATGTGCCGGAGTTCCTCGCTGGACTGGAAACGATGCAGGAGCACACGCGGATTGATTTCACAAAGCCAATCGATCGCACTCGTTTCGATACCCCGAGATCCAGAGCCCGATCCTACGCTTCGCCATCCGGGCTTCGAATCGAACCGGATGTCTTGCCCGGATTCAGTTCCTATTTCGTTGGCGACCGGCATCGCATATCCGGGGACTTTGACGCCACGTTGCGTTTTTCGAACTTGACGGGCTCAGCAGAAACCGGGCAGGCCGATTTCACGTTGCGGTTTCTTGACGAGCACGGCAATCGCTACAGTGCCGCACGTAGCTATCGTGCTGCTGGCGAGGAACTCGCCACGATGCGGTGGATGTATTTGGGAAAAACAAAAAAGGTTTTTGACTCAAGAAAGACAGGTGATGAATCGAGAGAAGGCAGGCTCCGACTCATCCGACGCGGTGACACAACGTATGCACTCATCGCGCACGGTGACTCCGACCGATTCCACCTCTTGGGTACCAGAGCCGTGCGTGACCCTGTCTCAACCATGGGACTTCGCATTGAGGCAAGCCGCATGAAGGCGGGAGAATTGTCCGTCGTGTTGGAAGAGTTGGTGATTCGCACCAGTCCACCAGGATCAAAAGATTTGGATCCTCGCGTGACCGCATTGGAACGTGTCACAAGAGAATTCAGGCATCGATCGATTGTGGATTCTTTTCAACCCACTACTCGCGAGTTCGCAGAGATGATTCATGCGAGTGTGACAGAAAGCGGAATCAAGATGATCGCGGATCATGATTCCGCATTGATCGGATACAGCAAGGCCTTGAGCGGAGACTTTGAGATCACCGTGGACATCGGAACTTTACAGCTGAGCGACGATAGCAAATTCACGATCGGACTGGACGTCGGTGACCAACCCAACAAGGCCGAATTGACTCTCCAGCCGAGGGACGACAACGGCTTTCGAATCACGGCGCAGATTCCAAATCGAAAGAACAAGGACAACAATTTCCAATCGAACAACATGGACATCGTCGACCTCGATGCGGTTCGAACGCTGCGTTTGGTGCGTCTTCAGCGGACGATCTTCTTTGTTTGCAAAGGCAAAACCAAGAGCAAAGTCCTCGGGTACGCGGACATCGGGACGGAGGACATCCGCCCTGGTTCCATCCAATTCACGCTTGCCTCTGAATCGCAAATGTCAAGCTTGGAACTGGAGAAGATCGAGATCCAGTCAGCGAATCCCTGA
- a CDS encoding carboxypeptidase-like regulatory domain-containing protein, with translation MLPNIRICLATLLATTLSFAIVEPSEAQDGSKTPGNIQRLRSNVFLGEWQILGPIPIEADGIKALGQQYFEDERHFRGGSVRFHGDRLYTWKSVDSRIVDLRGALASGIGGENCVGYAWTQFISDKDQSLRMAIAHDDMCAVWLNGDLVGRSTNANSSMLDETIFDVNLKKGVNSLLLKVTNGLKDWDFAVRFLPTNVLSPLVRFKGMPDLSPPHFPVVGIEFLGEGGELLDRHYCSGTRIGWGMSGAHYRVYAHPPSKQPSTVRFVAKQTGFADFSETYSWDDVVRGAVELQFHADRAVRLLVTDVHDGTPIQNARIWEQRKQVDAVFDSHGAVSIPDFQPTVMECWVSAPGYMAKRVLLNWPRRKIHKVMMTRGGCSVTGLVTSETGMPIANATIQTAGTSTSQFQPEFQTDQNGRFEMHGFHPNRPDFSATVSARGFLPREDFTFSVSEEKPMDVVWKLAEGVLISGKVTLQDTGEPISGVVVVGADPRNENQRITATTNKDGVFDLVARTPGIVALAVLSEYHPPVTKTIQTQRGSENKVDLQLIAGVDYRGIVKDSNGRPLRNARVMVDHGNGRRVFMRNVRSNPDGEFIVPNMPAGGLNATVYLEGYVPNRSISMTADKPTQFVLMEESK, from the coding sequence ATGCTCCCAAACATACGCATTTGCCTTGCAACGCTCCTGGCGACCACGCTGTCTTTTGCGATCGTGGAGCCGTCTGAAGCCCAGGATGGTTCCAAGACTCCTGGAAATATCCAGCGTTTGCGTTCGAATGTTTTCTTAGGGGAATGGCAGATACTCGGGCCAATTCCCATCGAGGCTGATGGTATCAAGGCGTTAGGCCAACAGTACTTTGAAGACGAGAGGCACTTTCGGGGAGGCAGCGTCCGCTTTCACGGTGACCGACTCTACACGTGGAAAAGTGTTGACAGCCGGATCGTCGATTTGCGAGGCGCACTCGCCTCTGGCATCGGAGGTGAGAACTGTGTTGGGTATGCATGGACACAGTTCATCAGTGACAAAGACCAATCATTGAGGATGGCAATCGCACACGACGACATGTGTGCGGTTTGGCTCAATGGAGACCTGGTAGGACGCAGCACCAATGCCAATTCATCCATGTTGGACGAAACGATCTTCGATGTGAATTTGAAGAAGGGTGTCAACTCTTTGCTTCTGAAAGTCACCAACGGATTGAAAGACTGGGACTTCGCTGTCCGTTTTTTGCCAACAAATGTGCTGTCTCCCTTGGTTCGCTTCAAAGGCATGCCAGACTTGTCGCCGCCACATTTTCCCGTCGTTGGAATTGAGTTTCTCGGCGAAGGAGGAGAGTTGCTGGACCGTCACTATTGCTCGGGGACTCGAATCGGTTGGGGCATGTCAGGGGCGCATTACCGCGTGTACGCTCATCCGCCATCGAAGCAACCAAGCACCGTTCGGTTTGTCGCCAAGCAAACCGGCTTCGCGGATTTTTCAGAGACTTACTCGTGGGATGATGTGGTCAGAGGAGCAGTCGAACTTCAATTCCATGCAGATCGTGCGGTTCGATTACTGGTGACCGATGTGCATGATGGAACTCCTATCCAGAACGCGCGCATCTGGGAACAGCGAAAGCAGGTGGATGCTGTCTTTGATTCCCATGGTGCTGTTTCGATCCCCGACTTTCAGCCAACGGTCATGGAGTGCTGGGTATCCGCGCCCGGGTATATGGCCAAACGCGTACTCTTGAATTGGCCTAGACGAAAGATTCACAAAGTCATGATGACACGCGGCGGATGTTCGGTGACGGGGCTTGTCACATCTGAAACGGGCATGCCAATCGCAAACGCAACCATTCAAACGGCAGGCACGTCGACATCGCAATTTCAGCCCGAGTTCCAAACGGACCAGAACGGCCGATTCGAGATGCACGGATTTCATCCTAATCGACCGGACTTCAGCGCAACGGTATCGGCTCGCGGCTTTCTACCACGCGAGGACTTTACGTTCTCCGTTTCAGAAGAGAAACCAATGGATGTGGTGTGGAAGCTCGCGGAAGGCGTGTTGATCTCTGGAAAAGTGACTCTACAGGACACAGGTGAACCCATTTCCGGTGTCGTGGTGGTCGGTGCCGATCCGCGAAACGAGAATCAAAGGATCACAGCAACAACCAACAAGGACGGTGTGTTTGATCTCGTCGCACGCACTCCTGGTATCGTGGCACTTGCGGTCTTGAGCGAGTATCACCCACCTGTAACGAAAACGATTCAAACTCAGCGTGGTTCGGAAAACAAAGTTGATCTGCAGCTCATCGCTGGAGTGGACTATCGCGGTATCGTCAAAGATTCGAACGGACGACCGTTGAGAAATGCCCGCGTCATGGTTGACCATGGGAACGGAAGGCGTGTGTTCATGCGAAATGTCCGTAGCAATCCCGACGGCGAATTTATCGTGCCGAACATGCCTGCAGGCGGTCTGAACGCGACGGTGTATTTGGAGGGTTACGTCCCGAACCGCTCCATCTCAATGACAGCGGACAAACCCACTCAGTTTGTGCTGATGGAAGAGAGCAAGTGA
- a CDS encoding GYF domain-containing protein, with product MIQDFYVQHEGKVVGPATAKQLKVLASQGKIHGETLIRAGESGNWVPASRIKGLFAAIAKIDPGPATSIATSSAAAAPSVFNQAQSPSELAKVQNVPIVQSTDSRLSKFISDGQPPKVVGKLLGRVHDICVESEIPEYIAVQHLPSVMSPDAIVLTNRRVIIFRAKSLGRMEMLDVPWLHLGNIHIKEGIVGATLSVTGINGHVETLDHLPKAQARSVYRVGQQREEEVREQRRQRMMEEQRNAASNVTVNTNVSAAVPEAQPPHMDLTARLSQLKSMLDAGLIDQSEFDTKKAEILAIL from the coding sequence ATGATCCAAGATTTCTACGTTCAACACGAAGGCAAGGTTGTCGGGCCAGCCACTGCGAAACAATTGAAGGTCCTGGCGTCCCAAGGGAAAATTCATGGTGAAACCCTGATTCGGGCCGGTGAATCGGGTAACTGGGTGCCCGCCTCCCGCATCAAAGGATTGTTTGCGGCGATCGCCAAAATTGATCCCGGGCCAGCCACTTCGATCGCAACGAGCTCAGCGGCCGCTGCCCCCTCCGTTTTCAATCAGGCTCAGTCACCCAGCGAGCTTGCCAAAGTACAGAATGTCCCCATCGTTCAGTCGACCGATTCACGGCTTTCAAAATTTATCAGCGACGGTCAGCCGCCGAAGGTGGTGGGAAAGTTACTGGGACGCGTGCACGATATTTGCGTTGAATCTGAAATCCCCGAATACATCGCAGTTCAGCACCTCCCATCAGTGATGTCGCCGGATGCGATCGTTTTGACCAATCGACGTGTCATTATCTTTCGAGCGAAATCGCTCGGCCGAATGGAGATGCTCGATGTGCCTTGGTTGCACCTCGGGAACATTCACATCAAAGAAGGGATTGTCGGAGCAACGCTTTCCGTCACCGGAATCAATGGGCACGTTGAAACGCTGGATCACTTGCCAAAGGCTCAAGCCCGTTCGGTGTATCGAGTTGGTCAACAACGTGAGGAAGAGGTTCGTGAGCAACGTCGCCAACGGATGATGGAAGAACAGCGAAACGCAGCCAGTAATGTGACCGTCAACACAAACGTTTCAGCAGCGGTTCCCGAGGCACAACCACCACATATGGATTTGACGGCTCGTTTGTCTCAACTGAAATCAATGCTGGATGCTGGGCTGATCGATCAGTCCGAGTTCGATACCAAGAAAGCCGAGATTTTAGCGATCCTATGA